A part of Miscanthus floridulus cultivar M001 chromosome 6, ASM1932011v1, whole genome shotgun sequence genomic DNA contains:
- the LOC136456008 gene encoding uncharacterized protein: MAEQERRDAEAGGDAAAASVASHASSMQRVKVYRLTDAGKWDDQGTGHVSIDYIEGSKELGLTVLDEEDNETLLMHNITSDDIYRKQEETIISWRDREAATDLALSFQEAAGCSYIWEHICEIQRNLQFSNLGALEVGPRQSSESLEASRIMHSNDDSFRSANGEFRELPPVELSNLPFILKTVLEGGITDQIHVAELITQDRDFFPKLVDIFRMCEDLENIDDLHMIFKLVKGIILLNSPSIFDKIFSDEFILDIIGALEYDPEVPRVQKHRAFLKDHVVFKEAIHIENVSVVSKIHQTYRIGYLKDVILPRILDDATLASLNTMIHSNNASVISLLKDDALFIRQLFARMRSSDISMESKRELVLFLHEFCTLSKSLPLVQQLRLFRDLSGEGVFEIISDVLQSQDRKIVSAGIDILILFLNQDPNLLRSYIVQQEGNSLLGLLVKGMVTDFGEEMHCQFLEILRILMDSFTMSGAHRDIIIEIFYERHLDYLVDVIASSCPPRSLSRSTSNSVRVGGNAEGDRIKPEILLNVCELLCFCVVHHHYRIKCNFLMNNAIEKILTLTRRREKFLVVAAVRFMRTIISRNDEHLIRHVVKFNLLKPIIDVFVDNGERYNMLHSGVLELLEYIRKENIKPLILYVIESFWERDELAKFEHFGSIQAFKLKYNQYLESAEPRLNASMPDMRKKAEQRGLEKEEEDYFNEDSDEEGSGSGRRPKHAQNQHSKPKPKVPNGSEADDTDDASRPKSAGLVDYDDDDDEDFNPPPKEPSRPAEDDVPLNISPVKRKPVNAVDGKHADGEGRRRQKIETRISCAKIAAVTSTAIKHTDLQNKHASHLPTSATPSTEANGVFRERGTNSEEHQHSVENTETSRQAGGDCIKDVGSMSPEKAVNTTNTSDSEPYSVR, encoded by the exons GGTTCAAAAGAACTTGGTTTGACTGTTTTAGATGAAGAGGACAATGAGACGCTACTTATGCACAACATCACATCTGACGATATTTACAGAAAACAAGAAG AAACAATAATTTCATGGAGAGATCGTGAAGCAGCGACAGACTTAGCGCTAAGCTTTCAGGAAGCTGCAGGATGCTCCTACATATG GGAACACATATGTGAAATTCAGAGAAACCTTCAGTTCAGTAACCTTGGTG CTCTGGAAGTTGGTCCTCGTCAATCATCAGAATCTCTAGAAGCCTCTAGAATAATGCATTCAAATG ATGATTCATTCCGCTCTGCTAACGGCGAATTCAGGGAGCTTCCTCCTGTTGAGTTGTCTAATCTTCCTTTTATTTTGAAG ACTGTATTGGAGGGTGGCATTACAGATCAGATCCACGTGGCAGAGTTGATAACACAAGAT CGTGACTTTTTCCCAAAGCTAGTGGACATTTTCAGAATGTGTGAGGATTTAGAGAACATAGATGATCTTCACATGATTTTCAAATTGGTCAAGGGAATAA TATTGTTGAACAGTCCATCGATCTTTGACAAGATTTTCTCTGATGAGTTTATTCTTGACATAATAGGTGCCCTTGAAT ATGATCCAGAGGTTCCAAGAGTGCAAAAGCACCGTGCTTTTCTAAAAGATCATGTAGTGTTCAAAGAG GCCATACATATTGAAAATGTTTCTGTTGTTTCGAAGATTCATCAAACATACAGAATAGGCTATCTTAAG GATGTTATACTACCACGAATATTGGATGATGCCACTCTAGCAAGTCTGAACACAATGATACACTCAAATAATGCTTCT GTTATTTCCTTGCTAAAGGATGATGCACTCTTTATAAGACAACTATTTGCTAGGATGAGGTCATCAGATATTTCTATGGAATCGAAACGAGAATTG GTTCTGTTCTTGCATGAATTTTGCACACTTAGTAAGAGTCTACCACTTGTTCAGCAACTGCGACTGTTTCG GGATCTTTCAGGTGAAGGCGTTTTTGAAATAATTTCTGATGTGTTGCAGAGTCAAGATAGAAAAATCGTTTCAGCTGG GATAGATATCCTTATACTTTTTCTTAATCAGGACCCTAACCTATTGAGGTCATATATTGTCCAGCAAGAAGGAAATTCTCTTCTAGGACTTCTG GTGAAAGGCATGGTAACTGACTTCGGTGAGGAAATGCACTGCCAGTTTCTAGAAATCCTGCGCATATTGATGGATTCTTTCACTATGTCTGGAGCACAT AGAGACATAATTATTGAGATTTTCTACGAAAGGCATCTTGACTATTTGGTTGATGTAATAGCATCCTCTTGTCCCCCGAGGAGCTTGTCTCGATCGACATCTAACTCTGTACGTGTTGGTGGAAATGCTGAAGGAGACCGTATCAAGCCTGAGATTTTGTTAAATGTTTGTGAACTGCTGTGCTTTTGTGTAGTTCATCATCACTACAGAATTAA GTGCAATTTTCTTATGAACAATGCTATCGAGAAAATCCTTACATTGACTCGACGGAGGGAGAAGTTTTTGGTTGTAGCAGCTGTTAGGTTTATGCGTACTATTATATCCAGAAAT GATGAGCATCTCATTCGCCATGTTGTGAAGTTCAACTTGTTGAAACCAATAATTGATGTCTTTGTTGACAATGGGGAGAGATACAACATGCTACATTCAGGAGTACTTGAATTGTTGGAATACATACGAAAG GAAAATATAAAACCTCTCATTCTCTATGTTATCGAGTCTTTCTGGGAGAGGGATGAACTTGCCAAGTTTGAACACTTTGGGAGTATTCAGGCCTTCAAACTCAAGTATAACCAG TACCTGGAGAGTGCTGAACCAAGGTTGAATGCTAGTATGCCTGACATGAGAAAGAAGGCAGAACAAAGAGGTCTTGAGAAGGAAGAGGAAGACTACTTCAACGAGGACAG TGATGAAGAAGGTTCAGGCTCCGGCCGGCGGCCTAAACATGCACAGAACCAGCATAGCAAGCCTAAGCCTAAGGTCCCTAATGGAAGTGAAGCCGACGACACTGATGACGCCTCTAG GCCTAAATCTGCTGGACTTGTGGACtatgacgatgatgacgatgaggactTTAATCCACCACCAAAGGAGCCTTCTAGGCCTGCAGAGGATGATGTGCCGTTAAACATATCCCCGGTGAAGCGGAAGCCAGTGAATGCGGTGGATGGGAAACATGCAGATGGGGAGGGTCGCAGGAGGcaaaaaatagaaaccagaatTAGTTGTGCTAAAATTGCTGCTGTTACTAGTACAGCTATTAAGCACACAGATCTACAAAACAAGCATGCCTCCCACTTGCCTACATCAGCCACGCCAAGTACTGAAGCCAATGGTGTTTTTAGGGAGCGTGGCACTAACTCTGAGGAGCATCAACATTCTGTAGAGAACACAGAAACTTCACGACAAGCTGGTGGTGATTGTATAAAAGATGTGGGCAGTATGTCTCCCGAGAAGGCTGTAAATACTACCAACACAAGCGATTCGGAGCCTTATTCAGTAAGATGA